A single Cyprinus carpio isolate SPL01 chromosome A20, ASM1834038v1, whole genome shotgun sequence DNA region contains:
- the LOC109113517 gene encoding dual specificity protein phosphatase 10-like — protein MPPSPLDDRIVVALPRPIRPQELRLRLDTSYLEATVGTVGQSTVISSTTVVKIQATKLSYMPSSSGSTRSLTCGCSSASCCTVTTYEKDGQVSASSPNLNSGVGYGVPTVGHGEAYSAPSLTSSLTRGGMRVIHPNELAKKLTHCPLGHPVGPVPVIIDCRPFMEFNKSHIRGAVHINCSDKISRRRLQQGKITVLDLISCRQSKDSFKGIFSKELVVYDESTVDPGRLTPSQPLQVVLESLRREGKDPIVLKGGLSGFRQSHDDLCEHSLHLEEGQDGSTTVGLSGALPHSLPSTPDIENAELTPILPFLFLGNERDAQDLELMQRMDIGFILNVTTHLPLYHYELGLFKYKRLPASDSNKQNLRQYFEEAFEFIEEAHQAGRGLLIHCQAGVSRSATIVIAYLMKHTWMTMTDAYKFVKSRRPIISPNLNFMGQLLEFEEDLNNGITPRILTPKLTGLETVV, from the exons ATGCCTCCTTCTCCTCTAGACGACAGAATTGTGGTGGCGCTGCCAAGGCCTATACGACCTCAGGAACTCCGACTCCGCCTGGACACCAGCTACCTGGAAGCTACCGTGGGCACCGTCGGTCAGTCGACGGTCATCAGCAGCACCACCGTGGTGAAGATCCAGGCGACCAAGCTTTCGTATATGCCCTCGTCCAGCGGCTCCACGCGCTCGCTGACGTGTGGATGCAGCAGTGCCAGCTGTTGCACGGTGACCACCTACGAGAAGGACGGCCAGGTCAGCGCCAGCAGCCCTAACTTGAACTCCGGAGTCGGTTATGGGGTCCCGACGGTGGGCCACGGCGAGGCCTACAGCGCGCCCAGTCTCACCTCCAGCCTGACCAGGGGCGGCATGCGGGTCATCCACCCCAACGAGCTGGCCAAAAAGCTGACGCATTGCCCGCTGGGCCACCCGGTGGGGCCGGTGCCCGTCATCATCGACTGCCGGCCCTTCATGGAGTTTAACAAGAGCCACATCCGGGGGGCCGTGCACATCAACTGCTCGGACAAGATCAGCCGCCGACGGCTCCAGCAGGGCAAGATCACCGTCCTGGACCTCATCTCCTGCCGGCAGAGCAAGGACTCCTTCAAGGGGATTTTTTCCAAAGAGCTGGTGGTGTACGATGAAAGCACGGTGGACCCGGGCCGGCTAACGCCGTCTCAGCCTCTGCAAGTGGTTCTGGAGTCGCTGCGGAGGGAAGGAAAGGACCCCATCGTTCTTAAAG GAGGCCTCAGTGGTTTCCGACAGAGCCACGATGATCTGTGTGAACACTCTCTTCATCTGGAGGAAGGACAGGACGGCAGTACCACGGTGGGCCTGTCGGGGGCGCTACCTCATTCCCTGCCCTCCACACCGGACATCGAGAACGCAGAGCTGACGCCCATCCTCCCCTTCCTCTTCCTGGGCAACGAACGGGACGCTCAGGACCTGGAGCTCATGCAGCGCATGGACATCGGCTTCATCCTGAACGTCACCACGCACCTGCCGCTCTATCACTACGAGCTCGGCCTGTTCAAGTACAAGCGCTTACCTGCCAGCGACAGCAACAAACAGAACCTGCGGCAGTACTTCGAGGAGGCCTTCGAGTTCATCG AAGAGGCGCACCAGGCCGGCCGCGGGCTCCTCATTCACTGCCAGGCCGGCGTGTCTCGCTCCGCCACCATCGTCATCGCCTACCTGATGAAACACACCTGGATGACCATGACGGATGCTTACAAGTTCGTCAAGTCCCGGCGGCCCATCATCTCACCCAACCTTAACTTCATGGGCCAGCTTTTAGAGTTCGAAGAAGACCTGAACAACGGCATCACTCCACGCATACTCACACCCAAACTCACCGGCCTCGAGACCGTCGTATAG